The following are from one region of the Lineus longissimus chromosome 19, tnLinLong1.2, whole genome shotgun sequence genome:
- the LOC135502833 gene encoding E3 ubiquitin-protein ligase TRIM56-like, whose amino-acid sequence MSHPSKYKGHFCYQWQGKSSKAIVVVADEALNISKEALELAKQSVQKPREVSNQDEQLKQKASIASEISVLSLQEEIECSICLKPYEIPKIVGECQHTFCLECIRSHIKQQDTADKFVCPLCRKPCPIPSSGADGLKTDFKMASIVDKVKAHGSSDRMSQSVIQIPKAAAPDPMTASLPAGELPAPTIAAPPCGACGKSAFNFCERCHGANLCGDCSASHSVTPFTKDHELIELCGLHGKPIECFCFDCDRVACCICLMAIHPVNSHKVTSFRDVFKAAQMGVTTGLDQCSIMRRRVQANEKAMGVFYCQVLRKQEKEKLERDEAADESTRKIKWELGDVRAEIESIRRRLDILLQQEKDLVRAKDHFETENAKSIEEKEKNWKAVIGDMRSSITSLGDSIRGLKGVMEHGQEKRKIRDLSGDNLALLKQAVSGMQTRFSDADQAANAAEKIRFSLKTKIGIYTFHHLHTNSVALRQEDTIAERWEWGKGWSMVFTDRPLDDGKVVEVTITGYDESKPDWGSAYGISTVPPDQLLEVSQLSGKCSYNGSWDFDGSWTICQNAIRRGNRQLGKYNFNTLQLRKGTKLGIVRRADGSVNFVVDGIDYGAAFHDIPAGSYGYFCLDGRVTELTMT is encoded by the exons atgtcacatccttcgaagtacAAGGGACACTTCTGTTACCAATG GCAAGGGAAGTCCTCAAAGGCCATCGTGGTGGTTGCAGACGAAGCTCTCAATATATCAAAAGAGGCCCTCGAGCTGGCGAAGCAGTCCGTACAGAAACCACGAGAAGTCTCCAATCAGGATGAACAGCTCAAGCAAAA GGCATCCATTGCATCAGAAATCAGTGTCCTCAGTCTTCAGGAGGAGATAGAGTGTTCCATTTGCCTCAAGCCATATGAAATCCCAAAGATCGTTGGCGAATGCCAGCACACATTCTGTCTCGAGTGCATCAGGAGTCACATCAAACAGCAAGACACTGCTGACAAGTTCGTTTGTCCTCTCTGTAGAAAGCCGTGCCCAATTCCATCAAGTGGAGCCGATGGTTTAAAGACAGATTTTAAAATGGCCAGCATTGTTGATAAAGTTAAAGCCCATGGTTCGTCTGACCGGATGAGTCAGTCAGTTATTCAGATTCCCAAAGCAGCAGCCCCTGACCCAATGACTGCGTCCCTTCCTGCTGGGGAGCTTCCGGCCCCAACCATTGCGGCTCCACCCTGTGGCGCTTGTGGGAAATCTGCCTTTAATTTCTGTGAGCGATGCCACGGTGCAAACCTCTGCGGTGACTGCAGTGCGTCTCATTCCGTCACCCCGTTCACCAAGGATCACGAGCTCATTGAATTGTGCGGTCTCCATGGGAAGCCCATCGAATGTTTCTGTTTTGACTGCGACCGTGTGGCTTGTTGTATCTGTCTGATGGCCATCCACCCAGTGAACAGTCACAAGGTCACGTCATTCCGTGATGTCTTCAAGGCCGCGCAGATGGGTGTCACCACTGGTCTCGATCAATGCTCCATCATGCGGCGGCGTGTCCAAGCAAATGAGAAAGCAATGGGTGTCTTCTATTGCCAAGTGCTAAGGAAACAGGAAAAAGAGAAGCTGGAAAGGGATGAGGCTGCTGATGAATCTACTCGAAAAATCAAGTGGGAGCTCGGTGATGTCAGAGCTGAGATTGAAAGCATCAGGAGGAGGTTAGATATTCTGTTGCAGCAGGAGAAAGACCTTGTGAGGGCCAAAGATCACTTTGAGACCGAAAACGCAAAAAGCATTGAAGAAAAGGAAAAGAATTGGAAAGCGGTGATTGGGGATATGAGGTCCTCTATTACAAGTCTGGGGGACTCCATCCGAGGTTTAAAGGGCGTAATGGAACATGGTCAAGAGAAGAGAAAGATCAGGGACTTGAGTGGGGACAACCTGGCTCTTCTGAAACAAGCCGTGAGTGGAATGCAGACCCGATTCTCTGACGCTGACCAGGCCGCCAATGCGGCAGAGAAGATTCGTTTCTCCTTAAAGACCAAGATAG GTATCTACACATTCCATCACCTTCACACCAACTCTGTGGCATTGAGACAGGAAGACACCATAGCTGAGAGgtgggagtgggggaagggctGGTCGATGGTCTTCACGGACAGGCCCCTTGATGACGGGAAGGTAGTGGAAGTGACCATCACTGGTTATGACGAGAGCAAGCCGGATTGGGGATCTGCCTATG GTATATCCACTGTCCCTCCAGACCAACTTCTCGAAGTGAGTCAATTATCTGGGAAATGTAGCTACAATGGCAGTTGGGACTTTGACGGCTCCTGGACTATCTG tcaaaacgCCATCCGTCGCGGAAATCGTCAGCTCGGGAAATATAATTTCAACACGCTGCAACTGCGGAAAGGCACAAAACTTGGGATCGTAAGGAGAGCTGATGGCAGTGTGAATTTCGTGGTGGATGGAATAGATTACGGAGCAGCTTTTCATGACATACCTGCAG gttcGTATGGATACTTCTGCCTTGATGGACGAGTAACTGAACTGACCATGACGTAA
- the LOC135503111 gene encoding activator of basal transcription 1-like: protein MASDDEKRDIIVQKKRKKAPKLENIEAEAGIVYLSRIPTYMGVNHMRHIMSQYGEVGKIFLQPADKQKPGNKRRQFSEGWVEFLDKKKAKRVAASLNNQQVGGKKRNAWYWDLWNIKYLPKFKWGHLHERLAYERAVHSQRMRTEISQVKRESNYHIQSVEIAERIKKNKKKLKGEGGTDVMREWEYTQKQTEDEILSKKRKLTSEDTDNSGMKKKVKPDSKKPRSDFLKGLFSGGVLEEEV, encoded by the exons atggcttccGACGACGAAAAACGTGATATAATTGTCCAAAAGAAACGCAAAAAAGCTcccaaacttgaaaatatagaAGCTGAAGCGGGCATAGTCTATTTGAGTAGAATCCCAACCTACATGGGAGTCAATCATATGAGACACATCATGAGCCAATATGGAGAAGTCGGCAAAATCTTCCTCCAGCCAGctg ACAAACAGAAGCCAGGAAACAAACGCCGCCAGTTCTCTGAAGGATGGGTCGAATTCTTAGATAAGAAGAAAGCGAAACGCGTCGCAGCATCATTGAACAATCAACAAGTCGGAGGGAAGAAACGTAACGCTTGGTACTGGGATCTGTGGAATATAAAATACCTACCAAAATTCAAATGGGGCCATTTGCATGAGAGACTGGCCTACGAACGGGCTGTTCATTCGCAGAGAATGCGGACAGAGATTTCACAAGTAAAACGGGAATCGAACTATCATATTCAGAGCGTGGAGATAGCTGAGCGGATtaagaagaacaagaagaagttAAAGGGGGAGGGCGGGACAGATGTCATGAGGGAATGGGAGTACACACAAAAACAGACAGAGGACGAAATTCTTTCAAAGAAGCGCAAATTAACTTCAGAGGATACAGACAATTCTGGGATGAAAAAGAAAGTGAAACCAGACTCTAAGAAGCCGAGATCAGACTTTTTAAAGGGTTTGTTTTCTGGGGGTGTTCTGGAGGAGGAGGTGTGA